One Engystomops pustulosus chromosome 7, aEngPut4.maternal, whole genome shotgun sequence DNA window includes the following coding sequences:
- the LOC140069979 gene encoding NACHT, LRR and PYD domains-containing protein 12-like, giving the protein MKLRKNSWNSTGSGYVEMKTQLGSSQYSNNLFQYIYAGDKIAITGMFEALHVLKRRHPHPNLISLLDEIMSTGRTIIERIQLEKNGHPLRQELQKTQEAHKKHLMKKTQNLVEHNPPRCNLEQKSFNISERFVNLVVVSYDSFRQRSQDELIHTGMKHEDYIHKAQRGLEFIAPSRLFGWCRRLQCVPHIVMVSGIPGVGKSTLLQKFVYDWVNSKLCKRFAFIFYFKFRDLNHLVDVKVSLEQMILHEYPYLDSHIDIILKDPKKLLFIFDGLDESVHKIDLKSRRFCTNPKYLENLDTIVVSLVRQVLLEGCSVLITSRPAKLSSIDTNAFHRIVEIMGFFNEERQMYFKQFFGNDEDKTQKVLNYLTQNDTLYTFCYIPSFCWIVCTVLSKCFQPQSKNYDQNLLPKTITQLFVTFVANILSNHSQYKDGADEFFRSIGKMAEYGVMNHILIFQEMDLRTFNVDINAHLLSSFVVESEDHPNSSFSFLHLTIQEFFAALVHYLDFSKEKLDKALEDAISCKDCRGEIFLRFLCGLSDGSTSSMLSSFIGDLSIQTSISVITWLRSFISDIFSDEKYKGNKRRFMYVLFYLFETRNKALISESLGSNRSFDFSGFHLIPLNCAALAYILEACRETENLDLKSSNIKIDGLERLAPVLHTVKDLSLYMNSLENGAIRYISSALSHTECRIQSLKCGALKSLVLLGFSGLADGSWSDLASAIRCNQSLRSLNLTSNKLEGPYFGDLVSALSSSSCKIEELNLSDTGLTDVSSVHLTSLITRTRSLRNLDLSYNRLDGPHFPALITALSRPDCGVEELVLRSIDLTSASCSLLAAVIRDNQSLRKLDLSANNLCGPQFDDLMAALSRTSGKIEELLLDNTGMTDASCIHLASAIQNNPYLRRLDLSDNRMAGPHFCHMMAALSSPDRRLGSEWHRGD; this is encoded by the exons AGACTCAGGAGGCCCACAAGAAACATCTGATGAAAAAAACGCAGAATCTAGTAGAGCACAACCCACCGAGATGCAACCTGGAACAAAAGAGCTTCAACATTTCTGAGCGTTTCGTGAACTTGGTTGTAGTTTCTTACGATTCCTTCAGACAACGTTCTCAGGACGAGCTCATACATACAGGGATGAAACATGAAGATTACATCCACAAGGCACAGAGGGGGTTGGAGTTCATTGCTCCGAGTAGACTCTTTGGGTGGTGTCGGCGCTTACAATGTGTGCCACATATAGTAATGGTGAGCGGAATCCCAGGAGTGGGTAAAAGCACTCTACTACAAAAATTTGTCTATGATTGGGTGAATAGTAAACTTTGCAAGAGGTTTGCTTTCATATTCTACTTTAAATTCCGCGATCTCAACCATCTGGTCGATGTGAAAGTGAGTTTGGAACAGATGATTCTACACGAATATCCATATCTCGACAGTCATATCGACATCATCTTAAAAGATCCCAAAAAACTTCTCTTCATTTTTGATGGCTTAGATGAAAGTGTTCATAAAATTGATTTAAAGTCCCGTCGATTCTGTACAAATCCAAAATATCTAGAAAATCTTGATACGATTGTTGTCAGTTTAGTAAGACAAGTTCTCCTCGAAGGTTGTTCTGTGCTCATTACCAGCCGCCCGGCCAAACTGTCATCAATTGACACCAATGCCTTCCATAGAATAGTGGAGATCATGGGATTTTTCAATGAAGAGCGGCAGATGTATTTCAAGCAATTTTTCGGTAACGATGAGGACAAGACTCAAAAAGTTCTGAATTACTTGACGCAGAACGACACATTATACACGTTCTGTTACATCCCATCCTTCTGCTGGATCGTCTGTACGGTATTATCCAAGTGCTTTCAACCCCAGTCCAAAAATTATGACCAGAATTTATTACCAAAGACCATAACGCAACTCTTTGTGACCTTCGTTGCCAACATCTTGTCCAACCACAGCCAATATAAAGACGGTGCCGATGAGTTTTTTCGTTCGATTGGCAAGATGGCAGAATATGGCGTCATGAACCACATCCTTATATTTCAAGAAATGGATTTACGGACCTTCAATGTAGACATTAACGCACATCTGTTGTCAAGCTTTGTGGTGGAGTCGGAAGACCATCCAAATTcgagtttttcttttttacatcttACCATTCAGGAATTTTTTGCCGCATTGGTCCACTACCTCGACTTTTCCAAAGAAAAACTAGATAAAGCACTTGAGGATGCCATATCATGTAAAGACTGTCGTGGAGAGATTTTCTTGCGTTTCCTCTGTGGTCTCTCAGATGGTTCGACAAGCTCCATGTTGAGTTCCTTCATAGGAGACCTGTCCATCCAAACATCTATAAGTGTCATCACCTGGCTCCGGAGCTTTATTAGTGATATATTCTCAGATGAGAAATACAAAGGCAACAAGAGGAGATTTATGTATGTTTTGTTCTATCTTTTTGAGACCCGCAATAAGGCTCTTATATCAGAATCTCTTGGATCCAATAGGAGTTTTGACTTTTCAGGTTTCCACTTGATACCCCTGAATTGCGCAGCACTGGCATATATTCTTGAGGCATGCAGAGAGACAGAAAACCTGGATCTAAAGTCAAGTAACATCAAAATTGATGGATTGGAGAGGCTCGCCCCCGTTCTTCATACTGTAAAGGATCTGAG CTTGTACATGAACAGTCTTGAGAATGGAGCCATCCGATACATATCATCTGCGTTATCTCACACCGAGTGCAGGATACAAAGCCTAAAGTGCGGAGCCTTAAAATCTCtagttct TTTGGGCTTCAGTGGTTTGGCGGACGGCTCCTGGTCTGACCTGGCATCAGCTATAAGATGTAACCAATCCCTCAGAAGTCTGAACCTGACATCTAACAAACTGGAGGGCCCCTATTTTGGTGACTTGGTCTCAGCTTTGTCCAGTTCATCCTGCAAGATCGAAGAGTTAAA CTTGAGTGACACAGGACTGACAGATGTATCCAGCGTCCACCTAACATCTCTGATCACCAGAACCCGATCCTTGAGGAACCTCGATCTGTCCTATAATAGACTGGATGGCCCCCACTTTCCCGCATTGATCACAGCTCTGTCCCGTCCTGACTGTGGGGTGGAGGAGTTAGT GCTGAGAAGTATAGATCTGACAAGTGCCTCCTGCTCCTTGTTGGCAGCAGTAATAAGAGACAACCAATCTTTGAGAAAACTGGATCTGTCTGCAAACAACTTGTGTGGACCTCAGTTTGATGACTTGATGGCTGCTCTGTCCCGGACAAGCGGCAAGATAGAGGAATTACT GTTGGATAACACGGGAATGACGGACGCGTCCTGCATCCATCTGGCGTCTGCGATACAGAACAATCCTTATCTGCGGAGACTGGACCTGTCTGATAACAGAATGGCCGGCCCTCACTTCTGCCACATGATGGCGGCTCTTTCTAGTCCGGATAGAAGACTTGGA TCTGAGTGGCATCGGGGTGACTGA